In the Clupea harengus chromosome 16, Ch_v2.0.2, whole genome shotgun sequence genome, one interval contains:
- the LOC105912751 gene encoding acyl-coenzyme A thioesterase 5-like — MNVSADVSLRRSASSMAVCPVLSVQPTRALVDEKFQIVVRNLHPKQEVTVHALHHSDDKDYWEAFGHYISDENGTVTVMEDASRGGTYTGTEPMGLLWSLRPIPGSRHGLRMRKKSVLSPMVVNISVYKGHMNQGFSEEAALATVVTERWYLAPGVQRVDIREQGVKGTLFIPPGPGLFPAVLDMWGGGGGLVEYRAALLASHGFVALALEYLSATEERTFDIETGYFETAYHILQSLPQVSSDRVAVLGLSFGASVTLTLAAYSKTAKPRCCVCISGSHVHPVNKPLFEVFQQMNKNLDKARIDENNHVIWRNIILPIPTEPDLKVDVGKIKCPLLVVIAQDDQNWPTVECTEDMEQIMERSGNRHLLTVLSYPDAGHLIEPPYTPHIRFSNFITQHNKEKVLMLWGGQTKPHADAQEDAWEKILLFLQKHLYQDIPSAAKL, encoded by the exons ATGAATGTTTCTGCTGATGTCAGTCTTCGTAGGTCGGCGAGCTCAATGGCTGTGTGTCCGGTGTTGTCGGTGCAGCCTACCCGGGCACTAGTGGACGAGAAGTTTCAGATAGTTGTGAGAAATCTACACCCAAAACAAGAAGTGACGGTCCATGCTTTACATCACTCCGATGATAAAGACTACTGGGAGGCGTTTGGCCATTATATCAGCGACGAAAATGGAACCGTTACAG TCATGGAAGATGCAAGCAGAGGTGGGACCTACACTGGAACTGAACCCATGGGCCTACTTTGGAGCCTGCGGCCCATTCCTGGTAGCAGACACGGGCTCAG GATGCGAAAGAAGAGCGTTCTGTCTCCAATGGTGGTGAACATATCCGTCTACAAAGGTCACATGAACCAGGGGTTTTCTGAAGAGGCCGCATTGGCGACGGTTGTCACGGAGAGATGGTACCTGGCGCCAGGTGTGCAGCGTGTGGACATTAGGGAACAAGGGGTCAAAGGCACGCTCTTCATACCACCAG gcccGGGGCTCTTTCCTGCAGTCCTGGAcatgtggggagggggaggggggctggtgGAGTACCGGGCCGCCCTCCTGGCATCACATGGCTTTGTTGCTTTGGCgttggaatacctctctgctacTGAGGAGAGGACGTTTGATATTGAGACCGGAtactttgag acgGCGTATCATATCCTGCAGTCCCTGCCTCAGGTGTCTTCAGATAGAGTGGCTGTGCTTGGCCTGTCCTTCGGGGCATCAGTCACCCTCACACTCGCAGCATACTCTAAAACCGCCAAG CCccggtgttgtgtttgtatcagTGGTAGTCATGTTCACCCTGTCAACAAGCCCCTCTTTGAGGTCTTCCAGCAGATGAACAA gaaCTTGGACAAGGCGCGCATTGATGAGAATAATCATGTGATCTGGAGAAATATCATTCTGCCCATCCCTACTGAGCCTGACCTTAAAgtggat gtgGGCAAGATAAAGTGTCCTCTGCTGGTTGTGATCGCTCAGGATGATCAGAACTGGCCCACTGTGGAGTGCACTGAAGAC ATGGAGCAGATTATGGAGAGGTCTGGAAATCGTCACCTGCTGACGGTGTTGTCATACCCAGACGCAGGTCACTTGATTGAGCctccatacacaccacacattcggTTCAGTAACTTCATCACTCAACACAACAAGGAGAAag TGCTCATGCTGTGGGGAGGTCAGACTAAGCCTCATGCAGACGCCCAGGAAGATGCATGGGAGaagatcctcctcttcctccagaaACACCTCTACCAGGATATACCATCAGCGGCCAAGCtctga